A window of Cohnella herbarum contains these coding sequences:
- a CDS encoding S-layer homology domain-containing protein yields the protein MNMRALRKMSIFFMSFTLIFTFFPILKMPTSYAASLPTLANPTNNNVGVSAWIFFQGDSVTLTATGVRQTADGITIGDERYIPVGWESTEPDQSGTFVLGAGGYKSTYTPSTGGTFTVTATFQKQIWDGTEWDEVDGGNDTKTRYVMVVSASEALPTHRYAREIDEHNGYVYTAHRGTNEISRTSVEERTVETVVNGVADAAAVALSDNGDLYFTKDSDFNIYKLPASSFASLPVSASVAEVVYTDSSSPYHYNLEVNADGTIYYTSKINGKTNLNKLANGEATTVIEDFNRGISGLAFAPTGDLYILDGWTDVYKATPAQLAGGDQSQLEFIIDVEADTAGLAVLPDGRILYTDYERDQFIWYADSVIPIAQKANPENNQVIVKSSYIPLGSTVALTAAGDRQTADGTTIGDERYVPVEWESTEPDQSGTFVLGAGGYKSTYTPSTGGTFTLTATFHKQVWNGTAWTVAAGGSDTKTGDVTVVSASEALPTHRDAMEIDEHNGYVYTAHRGMGEITRTSVANLTVETVVDGADDVMNVAVSDEGDLYFTRDSDMNIYKLPEISLASLPVNFEEAEVVYTEPTIPDSNQYLKSLEVDTDGVIYYASKVNGITNLNKLVNGQVTTVIEDFDRGIIGLAFAPTGDLYILDGETDVYKATPAQLAGEDQSQLAPVADLDADPAGLAVLPDGRILYTDYMRDQFIWYADYIIPSIKKANPENNQVIVKSSYIPLGSTVALTAAGDRQTADGTTIGDERYIPVEWESTEPDQSGTFVLGAGGYKSTYTPSTGGTFTVTATFQKQVWDGTEWDEVEGGSNTKTRDVRVVSASEALPTNHYAREIDEHNGFVYTAHRWTNEISRTSVSDLTVETVVTGVENAAAVALSANGDLYFTKDSDYRIFKLPAGSFASQSVDASVAEVVYTDPSSPYHYNLEVDADGAIYYTSEINEKTNLNKLANGQVTTLIEDFEHGINGLAFAPTGDLYILNGWSDVYKATPAQLAGEDQSPLASITEIDADTAGLAILPDGSILYTDNDYGRDQFIWYAHYVIPVTQKANRENNQVIVKSSSITLGDTVAMTAAGDRQTAAGTIIGDERYIPVSWTSNESGKSGAFVLDAGGYKSTYTPSTSGNYTITATFQKQTWNGTAWIVAVGATDSKTANLLVSSSGTSTPSPGSDPGPAKPPETPNNSIEVLINGVAEKAGTATKSTRAGQTVTTITLDRQKLADKLIAGGLRTVVTIPVRNGSDIVVGELNGQMVKDMENKQAVLVIQTENANYTLPAQQINIDAISEQLGKSVTLADIKVQVEIATSSSSIVKIVEDAAKKGQFVVVAPPMDFSIRVVYGDKTVEVKKFNAPVERMIAIPDGVDHSKITTAVVVDPDGTVRHVPTKIIMVDGKYYARINSLTNSTYSLVWHPMEFRDMADHWAKAVVNDLGSRMVLSGVGKDTFNPDADITRAEFSSMLVKGLGLAPERGATEFSDVPQSAWYNGSVRTAYSYGLIKGFDDGSFRPSKKITREEAMAMIARAMEITGLQAKVGSNSPEKQLNAITDMESASEWAKASIAECLKAGVVTGKGNGLLEPKATVTRAEVAAMIGQLLQKSELI from the coding sequence ATGAATATGAGAGCCCTGAGGAAAATGAGTATCTTCTTTATGAGTTTTACTTTGATTTTTACGTTCTTTCCTATCTTGAAGATGCCCACAAGCTATGCGGCATCGCTCCCTACCTTGGCAAATCCGACCAACAACAATGTCGGCGTTTCAGCATGGATTTTTTTCCAAGGTGATTCGGTAACGTTGACCGCCACTGGCGTTAGACAAACCGCCGATGGCATCACAATCGGAGACGAGCGGTACATTCCGGTGGGATGGGAATCGACAGAACCGGATCAGTCGGGCACGTTCGTTCTGGGCGCAGGCGGATATAAGTCAACCTATACGCCGAGTACTGGCGGAACCTTTACTGTGACGGCTACCTTCCAAAAGCAGATCTGGGACGGAACGGAGTGGGATGAGGTAGACGGGGGGAACGATACGAAGACGCGATATGTCATGGTTGTCTCCGCATCGGAAGCTCTCCCGACACATCGTTACGCAAGGGAAATCGATGAGCACAATGGGTACGTCTATACCGCTCATCGGGGAACGAACGAGATTAGTCGAACATCCGTCGAGGAACGAACCGTTGAAACCGTCGTTAATGGCGTGGCAGATGCGGCGGCCGTCGCTCTAAGCGATAACGGCGATCTTTATTTTACTAAGGATAGCGACTTCAATATTTACAAGCTTCCCGCAAGCTCGTTTGCTTCTCTACCGGTTAGTGCTTCTGTAGCGGAAGTCGTTTACACGGATTCGAGCAGTCCATATCATTATAACCTTGAAGTGAATGCAGACGGGACCATCTACTACACGTCCAAAATTAATGGGAAAACCAATCTTAACAAGCTGGCTAACGGTGAGGCCACAACCGTAATAGAAGACTTCAATCGCGGCATAAGCGGCTTAGCATTTGCGCCAACCGGGGATCTGTACATTTTGGACGGATGGACAGACGTCTATAAGGCGACTCCGGCTCAACTAGCAGGCGGGGATCAATCTCAATTGGAATTCATCATCGATGTGGAAGCCGATACGGCAGGCTTGGCCGTTCTACCGGATGGAAGAATCCTCTATACGGATTATGAGAGAGACCAATTCATTTGGTATGCCGATTCCGTCATCCCGATAGCTCAGAAGGCTAACCCGGAGAACAATCAGGTCATCGTTAAATCGAGCTATATTCCTTTGGGCAGCACGGTCGCTTTGACCGCCGCTGGCGATAGGCAAACCGCCGATGGCACAACAATCGGAGACGAGCGGTACGTTCCGGTGGAATGGGAATCGACAGAACCGGATCAGTCGGGCACGTTCGTTCTGGGCGCAGGCGGATATAAGTCAACCTATACGCCGAGTACTGGCGGAACCTTTACCTTGACGGCGACCTTCCACAAGCAGGTCTGGAACGGAACGGCATGGACCGTCGCAGCCGGGGGGAGCGATACGAAGACGGGGGATGTCACGGTTGTCTCCGCATCGGAAGCTCTCCCGACACATCGCGACGCAATGGAAATCGATGAGCACAATGGGTACGTCTATACCGCTCATAGAGGAATGGGCGAGATCACAAGAACATCCGTTGCGAATTTAACCGTTGAAACCGTAGTAGATGGCGCGGATGATGTTATGAATGTCGCTGTGAGCGATGAGGGCGATCTTTACTTTACAAGGGATAGCGACATGAATATTTACAAGCTTCCCGAAATCTCACTTGCTTCTCTGCCGGTTAATTTCGAGGAAGCGGAAGTCGTATACACGGAACCGACCATCCCAGATAGTAATCAATATCTCAAAAGTCTTGAAGTGGATACGGACGGGGTCATCTACTACGCGTCCAAAGTTAATGGAATAACCAATCTTAACAAGTTGGTTAACGGTCAGGTCACAACCGTAATAGAAGACTTCGATCGCGGCATAATCGGCTTAGCGTTTGCGCCGACCGGAGATCTGTACATTTTGGACGGAGAGACAGACGTCTATAAGGCGACTCCGGCTCAACTAGCAGGCGAGGATCAATCTCAATTGGCACCCGTCGCCGATTTGGATGCCGACCCGGCAGGCTTGGCCGTTCTACCGGATGGAAGAATCCTCTATACGGATTACATGAGAGACCAATTCATCTGGTATGCCGATTACATCATTCCATCAATCAAGAAGGCCAACCCGGAGAACAATCAGGTCATCGTTAAATCGAGCTATATTCCTTTAGGCAGCACGGTCGCTTTGACCGCCGCTGGTGATAGGCAAACCGCCGATGGCACAACAATCGGAGACGAGCGGTACATTCCGGTGGAATGGGAATCGACCGAACCGGACCAGTCGGGCACGTTCGTTCTAGGCGCAGGCGGATATAAGTCAACCTATACGCCGAGTACTGGCGGAACGTTTACCGTGACGGCGACCTTCCAAAAGCAGGTCTGGGACGGAACAGAGTGGGATGAGGTAGAAGGGGGTAGCAATACGAAGACGAGGGATGTCAGGGTTGTCTCCGCATCGGAAGCTCTCCCGACGAATCACTACGCAAGGGAAATCGATGAACACAATGGGTTCGTCTATACCGCTCATCGGTGGACGAACGAGATTAGTCGAACATCCGTTTCGGATTTAACAGTTGAAACCGTCGTTACTGGCGTGGAAAATGCGGCGGCTGTCGCTCTAAGCGCTAACGGCGATCTTTACTTTACAAAGGATAGCGACTACAGAATTTTCAAGCTTCCCGCAGGCTCGTTTGCTTCTCAATCGGTCGATGCCTCTGTGGCGGAAGTCGTATACACGGATCCGAGTAGTCCATATCATTATAACCTTGAAGTGGATGCAGACGGGGCCATCTACTACACGTCCGAAATTAATGAGAAAACCAATCTTAACAAGCTGGCTAACGGTCAGGTCACAACCTTAATAGAAGACTTCGAACACGGCATAAACGGCTTAGCATTTGCGCCGACCGGGGATCTGTACATTTTGAACGGGTGGTCAGACGTCTATAAAGCAACTCCGGCTCAACTAGCAGGCGAGGATCAATCTCCCTTGGCATCCATCACCGAAATAGATGCCGATACGGCAGGCTTGGCCATTCTACCGGATGGAAGCATCCTCTATACGGATAATGACTACGGGAGAGACCAATTCATTTGGTATGCCCATTACGTCATCCCAGTAACGCAGAAGGCCAACCGGGAGAACAATCAGGTCATCGTTAAATCGAGCAGTATCACTTTGGGCGACACGGTCGCTATGACCGCCGCCGGCGACAGGCAAACCGCCGCTGGCACAATAATTGGAGACGAACGTTACATTCCGGTGAGCTGGACCTCGAACGAATCGGGCAAGTCGGGCGCGTTCGTTCTGGACGCAGGCGGATATAAGTCCACCTATACGCCGAGTACTAGCGGAAACTATACGATAACGGCGACTTTCCAGAAGCAAACCTGGAACGGAACGGCATGGATTGTCGCAGTCGGGGCGACCGATTCAAAAACCGCAAATTTACTCGTCAGTTCGAGCGGGACCAGCACTCCATCGCCTGGCTCTGACCCTGGTCCTGCTAAACCGCCAGAAACGCCAAATAACAGTATAGAGGTATTGATTAACGGCGTAGCGGAGAAGGCAGGGACGGCAACCAAGTCGACAAGAGCGGGGCAAACCGTCACCACGATTACGTTGGACCGGCAAAAGCTGGCGGATAAACTGATCGCGGGAGGTCTCCGCACGGTCGTCACGATTCCGGTTCGTAACGGATCCGATATCGTCGTGGGAGAATTGAACGGTCAGATGGTCAAAGACATGGAGAATAAGCAAGCCGTGCTAGTCATCCAGACCGAAAATGCTAATTACACGTTACCGGCTCAGCAGATCAACATCGACGCGATTTCCGAACAGCTCGGAAAGTCGGTGACTCTCGCGGACATTAAGGTGCAGGTGGAAATCGCAACCTCTTCGTCGAGCATTGTAAAGATCGTCGAGGACGCGGCTAAGAAGGGTCAATTCGTTGTTGTTGCCCCGCCTATGGATTTCTCGATCAGAGTCGTTTACGGGGATAAGACCGTTGAGGTGAAGAAGTTTAACGCACCTGTGGAACGTATGATCGCCATACCGGATGGCGTAGATCACAGCAAAATTACGACTGCCGTCGTCGTCGATCCCGATGGTACGGTACGTCATGTCCCTACCAAAATCATCATGGTCGACGGCAAGTATTACGCGCGGATCAACAGCTTGACGAACAGTACGTATTCGTTGGTTTGGCATCCGATGGAATTCCGCGACATGGCCGATCACTGGGCGAAGGCGGTCGTGAACGATTTGGGATCGCGCATGGTATTAAGCGGCGTAGGCAAGGATACCTTCAACCCGGATGCGGATATTACGCGCGCGGAATTCTCGTCCATGCTCGTTAAAGGATTGGGTCTGGCTCCTGAGCGGGGAGCAACCGAATTCTCCGATGTGCCGCAATCCGCATGGTACAACGGTTCGGTACGCACTGCTTATAGCTATGGGCTGATCAAAGGCTTTGATGACGGCTCCTTCCGTCCGAGTAAGAAGATTACGCGAGAAGAGGCGATGGCGATGATCGCCAGAGCAATGGAAATCACGGGATTGCAAGCCAAAGTGGGTTCCAACTCGCCGGAGAAACAACTTAATGCGATTACCGACATGGAGTCGGCATCGGAATGGGCGAAGGCAAGCATCGCCGAGTGCCTGAAGGCAGGAGTCGTTACCGGAAAAGGGAACGGGCTGCTGGAGCCTAAAGCAACCGTCACTAGAGCGGAAGTGGCTGCGATGATCGGTCAATTGCTGCAAAAATCCGAATTGATCTGA